The DNA region TTTCTTATAGAATAAAGAGTAGTCATTTGTTGAGTGCTTGAAGCTTCTAGAATGTAGGGACTATGACAGCTTGTCATACCATTGTCTACTGGCTTGTTGGAGGCCATACAAGGACTTCCTTAGTATGCACACAAGTGATGTATCCTCCACCATCAGACCTTGTAGGATTTTCATATACACTTCTTTATGTATATCTTCATGGTAGAAAGTATTATTCACATCCAGTCGATAAAGATCCCATCCTCTCTTTACTGCAATGCTAATTAAGTTCCTAACAATGGTCATCTTCATTACTGGAGAAAAAGTTTCTATGTAATCAACTCCAGCCTCCTATGTGTATACTTTTACCACAAGCCTTGCCTTATATATTTTCACACTACCATCTgctttgtgcttgattttgcACACTCACGTGCACCCTATAGCTTTCTTTCCTGTAGGAAAATTAACTAAATACCAAGTATGATTCGCATATAAAGTTTCAAACTCTTGTGTCATTGCTATTTACCAGGTAGGATTCATAGCTGCATCCTCATAAGAGTTTGGTTCACACTCATGTGAAATGTTCTTCACTAGCTGCTGACTATCATGGCTTAAACCATTAAAGGATACATAATGATTGTTGGTAAAAAAGGCAGTGAGTGATGTAGGTGAAAACGAAACTGGTTGATGTTCAGGATTTATACTATTGCTTAAATAGTTATGTGGTTGCAGATTTGGCAGTGTACATACATAGTCTTTAAGTTGAGACTGAGTGATGAGTGTTCTGCATGATCTCCTATGTTGTGTATGATTAGATTGGTTGTTATCAGGTTCCATATGATGTATTTGTGCAAAAGGTAATACATGTGTTTCTGAATGATTTTCAGTTATAGGACTATCAATATGGGTTCTGTTGTCTGATTCTAGGTTGAGGTGTGAGTCATGGTTATGTAGGCTTAAAGAATTTGGTGATGTATTTGTAATTGGTGGTTGTGTATCTTTAGATATAGGACTACTAGTGATAGAAGTTGATGCATTTCTATCAAGAGTACAATGATCATCAAAATTATACACTATGGTGTTTGGACATAAAGAATTAGAATTTACCATATGCAAGACAGAAGGGATAGAAGAATGTTCAAGTGAAATGGCAAAAGGAAACACATCTTCATAGAATAAAATATCTCTAGATACATATACCCTCTTTGTGGCTAGGTCCAAGACCTTATATCCTTTCATCCCAAAGGGATACCCTATAAACACATGAGGAGTAGCCCTTGGTTCAAATTTGTCTTTGTGTGTCTGGAATGTGGTGGTGTAACATAAGCAACCAAAGCTTTTAAGGTGTGAGTAGGTTGGTTTTCTGTTATAAAGAAGCTCAAAAGAGCATTTATTTTTTAGGACTATGGAGGGTAATCTGTTTATCAGATAggtgtgtcacgacccagaactcccaccttcgggatcgtgatggcgcctaatatttcacttgctaggcaagccaacgttagaatagttcttagccatttttaataattcaaattaACTGATACTGAGTAAACTGAAATAGAATTGAAATAAAGTgagaaaaaccaaaataactGCAATATCTAGATACAATCCCAAAACTTGTGTTACAAGTGCACGAGCGACTAGAATAATACAGATAatggtctgaatgaaagtaaaactgtctgaaataaaataaacaactaGGATAAGGTAGAAGGAGACTTCAGGGATGCGAACACCGAGAAaatatacctcaagtctccgttaGGTAATCAATTCGAACAATCTACTGACCGCTgctaggaccgactccaaaatatgtacaagaagtgcagagtatactatgagtacaaccgatcccatgtactctgtaagagccgagcctaacctcaacgaagtagtgacgaggctaaggtgggtcacttacaataaactgtacgcagtataataataataacacgaaAGAAACGCAGGAAAAATAAGGCAGTTAACTCATGGAAATAAGCGCAATCCTCAAAATCAGTAAAACCAGAAATATCATTCCTCAGAATCTCGTACGAAAACATTGAAAGCTAATACAATGCACAATGAATACCAAACACACAATCCGTTGCcttgcgcaacccgatcccaccgtacaaacacaattctcccttatttcaccatatcaatatgaagaataacatgtaaaatttattgcggcacaacccaatcccaccatataatcagcatcaatatcacaatcctcccttattttaccatatcaaaatcacatgtaaaatccgttgcggcgtgcaacccgattccaccatatcaatatcaatcctcccttattccacttgttgcggcgtgcaacccaatccataaataaaattaataaatgtaagcaattcaacatctcaattcacaagaatctcGACAattaatgaatatgaaaacaagcCATAAAGCGACCTCGAACAAAATCAAGGATTACTACAATTAATACAAAGCAACAAGACAAGTCAAATATATAACAAttaaagtgtacaagtaagacaattaagtcaAGTATCAATTAATCAAGGAAGCatgaaataaagaaatattttaatatgagagaaataagtgACAAGTAGCAAGTTAGGTATAggaagcaattaaagcatgtaacaattaagacatggaataaaataagtaatgaaatatgggaaagcatggaaaaaagtattttgacggtgtatatacactcgtcacctcgtatatacgtcgctacacatgtaattcacatagaTCATaactcaagggttcctaattccctcaaatcaaggttaaacccaacagttacctcgctccgcaaacaaatcaaagctcaaccgagGCCCTTTCTCTAAAATTTACCTctaaaccaatcgaatctaaccaaaatcgactcaataacatcaaacaatgctagagaaatcatttacaatacataaagttaagatctttacacttttctcaacagtcaacaaaagtcaaccccatgctcgcttggtcaaaactcgagattcggaCTAAAattcaattacccattcacccctagcccgattatgtaattagtttcgatatccgacctcaattttgagggccaaatctcaattttacaaaatccacCCAATTCTttccaaattcctaattttctaccatgaaagaacatagattaaggttagaaactaatgggtgttgatgaaaatggaagaaaacgagttaaagtaCACTAACCTATGAAGTGGTGGTGATATTTCTCTttaaaatcgcctctaggccaaGCTCTAATGAAAATatggtgaaaaatgggtgaaattctGTCTTTGGGATATTTAATAGACTGGGCGtcaggtgttcatcgcgttcgcgggataCCTGACGCGTTCGCGAATAGCACTTCCCAGATGGCCATTGCGATCGCGACAAAATCTACGTGTTCGCGTAGTCTTATCCCATCTTGCCGTCGCGTTCGTGACCTTGGGCTCGCGTTCGGGTAGAGTAAATGTTCCATTCCCAGTAACCCCCCTCCTATCACTACACGTTCGCGGaggaaaggccgtgtttgcaaagGGTAGACCCCCCACTGCTCCACGTTCGCGTCCATCTGCTCGCCTTTGCGATGGGAAATTCCTCCCCAGTCCCAAACTCTTCGCGATCGTGGGTGTATctttgcgatcacgaagaagaaCACACTAGGCACTAGCAGACTCCAAAAACCAACAAtgtttctaagttcaaaatggtccatagcctatccgaaactcacctgagcccctcggattccaaaccaaatatgcacacaagtgtaataacattattcaaactcgCTCGTAtgatcaaaatatcaaaataacacctagaactatgaatcagataCCAAAGcaattaaaattttcaaagaaacttaagaacatgAAATTTTACAACCGGACATCTGAATTATgccaaatcaactccattttgaaccaaattttgcagacaagacATAAATACATAAatggacctataccaagttcTGAAACCAAAAGAATCCAGTAGCAACAaaatcaacctacggtcaaacttaggaattctttaaacctttaaattgctagttttcaacaaattatgttaaatcaagttaggaacttccgaattcaatttcgagcatacgtccaagtctcaaatcacgatacggatccaCCAAGACTATCAGAACACATATCCGGGTTGTTTATATAAAAACGTTGACCATAGTCAACTTAAATGAGTTTTAAAGTACAATTttatattttcatcaattttctcatAAAACCTTTCTAGAAAGGACACAGGatgcgcatgcaaattgaggaaGGCTAAACAGAGCTATTCAAGGGCTCGAACAACAGAAATAAAGGATAAAACTATAAATGATCTATCGGATCATCACAAGGTGGCAGTTAGGATACACTCTCCCAATATCTCATTGGTAATTTGGATTGATAAAGTAAGGCCCTAGCAGTTTCTAGTagatatttgtattttctttctagcACACCATTCTGTTATGGTGTGTATGGGCAGGTTTTATGGTGAATTATGCCTTTGTCTTGAAAAAGTATCATGGCCTcactatttataaatttcaacCCATTATCAGATCTAACAGCTTTGACTGAAGAGTTGAACTGGTTTTCAATCATAAAAATGAGGGCTTTAATGGCTTGAAAGGTGTTGCTTTTACTGCTCAGAAGGTGTGTCCAGGTTGATCCGCTAGATTCATCAATCATGGTAAGAAAATATTTGTAGTTATCATGTATGGCTATGTGATAGTGGCCCCATAAGTCTATGTGTAAAAGTTAAAAGGTTTTGGTAGTGGATGATGTTTCTGGGAAAATGGTAGTTTTGTCTGCCTTGCGATGGGGCAGGCCGAACAGAGAAAAGGTTGTTTGGGAGAAAATTTAATAGGTATGGTAGAGATCCTTCTCATTCTCACCAAGGGTACATGACCTAGTTTGTTATGCCACAGATGTTCAACGTTGTCCCCATGATGCAATAGATGACAGAAAAGAATTCATACCAAAGGAGGAGTCCGTTTTACTACTTGAATGAAGGCTATCTACATTGTTGAGTGAATGCGGTGATTTATTTACAATTGACAATGAAATGTAAAGGCAAATTGTGACTCTCTCCTCTATTTAGAATATCAACTAATGCAAAAAAGCAGGAATGAGAATAAAGAGTGGCAGAAATAGAAGATATACTAGACTCTGGACAATTGTGATACATTGAGCATAAGAAGTACAATCACCCCTTGCTTTACCAATCTCCAAAGGCCTCTTCATTATAATGGCCTGCATCATACAAAGATATTTGTTGAAATTAACTATGAAATTGAGGTGGTCTGTTAAAGAGTGAATAAAGATGAGGTTGTACTTGAAACTAGGTACATACAACACTCTGACTAAAGTTAACATTGGACCAAGAAATGCATCCCCAATTTTTGTCACTTTCACCCTATATCTATTAGGTAATGTAACTAGAAAAGGATAAGATAAGGTTCTAATGTTATTCAGAAAAGATTTTCTATAGGTCATGTGATTTGAAGCCCCAATATCTAATATCCACAAGTCAATAACTAATTTAGAGCATTTACATACAGTGGTCTCAACAATCTCTTTATAAGTAGAATAAGCTAGAATACATGTCAAGTTTGTAGCTCAACAAGCTATGTTATTTGAGCTTTCCCCTATTTTTCTTCCTGGAAATTTCTCCAACAGGCTGAGTAGTTGATTGTATCGCTCCTTTGTCAAGTGCTGAAATCCTTGATCATGAGTTACACCTTCAACCACTTCACATTCTGTATGAACATTTGTAGCAGATGTTGTATTCCTCCCTTTTATGAACTTGAAATCCAGTGGAAAGCCATGTATTCTGTAGAAATTATCCCTGGTGTGCCCTGGCTTTTTGCAGTAGTCACAAAAATTGAGACTTGGCAAGTGGATTGCTTGGCTTGTTCGAATTGTATGAGTTGTGGGCAGTACCATTTTCTCTTTGATTGCAATTTCTCCTAAACTTGTTATTCCCAGGTTCATTTACATTCAATGAAGAGACTCCATAACCAATTTGTTTCTTGGCCCGACTTCTCTATGCTTCTCTTCTTGAATGAGAATGGTAAAGGCTTGTGATATACTGGGTAGTGGATTCATCATAGGTATGTTGCCTCTCACTACTGTGTAGACTTCGTTTAagcccattaggaactgaatcaACCTTCGATTATGCTCAACCTTGTGCATGTTAGCCTTTGCTCCACAAGTACATTGACAATTGCACTGCGCATATGCATTCAGGTTATTCAATTTCTCCCAAAGTCTTTTTATTTCTGTGTAATGCCGTGTGATGTCCAAAGCCCCTTGGCTAAGGTCGTTAATTTCCTTCTGCAATTGATACAAATTTGCTCCATTAGTTTGATCATATCTATCTTCTAGTTCTTGCCATAATTTCTTGGCATCACCGACATATTGTAGACTATCAGTTAGGTCTTTTGAAAGTGAGTTTAGGATCCACGATGTGACCATGTCATCCCATCGAGCCCACTGATCATAAGTTGTATCATCAGTATTAGGTTTCTTACATTTTCCCGTAATGAATCCAACCTTGTTTTTCATCGATAATGCTCTGAGAACTCCTCTTCTCTAAGATCTATACCCAGTTCCATTGAAGGCAACATGTACCAGTGTCGTTCCGGCACTCTCCGACGGGTGCATGCACATCGGGTTAGTCGATTCCAAATTTTTGGTCGTATTCTGAGTTTCCTTATCTACGGCCATCGATTGAGGACGAATTCTAGAAGACTAGAagaattaatttttgaattttaggagaaatcaaaaaatttcaaaaccctAGCAGCGAACTGTGAAATGTAGATTTTGATTTTTGCAAAACTAAAAACTGAGATTGAGTGATGAGATTTGACGAAAATGAAGAGAACACCGATGAAAAATTCGAgttgtgctttgataccatgtcgAGATTGTAACTAAAAGGATGAATCAACCTCCATTGAAGGTTGAGCTTGAGCTCTCATCGTGAGAGAAGAAGAAGCTTCTGGATAGAAAATGAAATTGGGGAAAAATAGTGTACTTTCCTATTCAGTTGAAGTAAGACTTATACACGCGAGAAAAGAGAGTAAGTAACTACTAATTACTAAACTACCCATGTAACTAACTCAACTACTAATCTCCTAAGTCTAGTAACTAACTGATATcaatataacataaataaaacCAACTACACTTGATAATAAtcgataatctcaataaaaatGAATACAAAGGGGGATTCAACTCGACAGAAGTGCATGTTAGAAGAAAAGAGGAAATTAAGTGTAATGACTCAATCGggcattttaacttttagaaccccgttctctaaaaataaaacttcccgtaggtgcttgtaatgatttatgacttgcggggatggttggttctggatttggaagtgtttggggtgaaaccggaacacttggttccttaagttggccttaaagtgctaagtttgacttcggtcaatatttttagaaaacgaccccggaatagaattttgataattccaagagctccgtatggtgattttggacttaggagcgtgttcgaaattttatttggaagtccgtagttaaattaggcttgaaatggctaaaaataagaatttaagtttggaagtttgaccgatgagttgactttttgatactggAGTCggatttgataggttctgacaTCGAAcctagaagttgaaaactcttagtttcattaagcttgaattggggtatgattcatggttttagcgttgtttgatgtgatttagaggttcaactaagttcgtatgatattttaggacttgttggtatatttgtttgaAGTCctgagggccttgggtgagtttcggatggttaacggattaaaagttagacttaaaaagctgctgcaattttcccttctgctgtatattctAGGCTGTGATCGAGTCCCAGATtgaacccagatatcgagcccacgatcgaggcctgagtcgaagccagggacgaggctcagtatcgaagccacgatcgaaggtccagctcgagggccaggatcaagacccaagatcgaacatgatcgaggccatgaccatgtcccAAGCTCGAGgcttgatcgaggccatgaccaagtcccaagctcgaggccatgatcgaggccatgaccgaagtCCAGGCTCGAGGCGTGTTCGAGGCCATGACCAAGTcccaagatcgaggccatgaccgaagcccaggctcgagggccacgatcgaagccacaatcgaggcccaattccgaaggctgcctgggcagtttataaaagaggacattcgtcccatttgccatttttggcgaatgtgagcttgagcagaggcgacttttggcagattttcaagggaaaaacattggggtaagtgagtctaactcggatttggtctacatatacaagtatatcattgttttcaccataaattagtgttttgagatttaaatttgggaaatttttagaaatctcatagaaatgaatttttaagatttcagtatcgattcagagtcggatttgagtgaaactggtatggttggactcgtaattgaatgagttttcggatttcgtaacttttgttggattccgagacgtgggccccacaaacgaatttttaattaatttcggaatttttatttaaaatgtagtattttcttatagaattgattcctataatttttagtgattgtatcgaattattttggctaggtTCGAgtcagacagagttggataatcgtgaaaaaggccttatagtagattaaattggagcaagacgaggtaagtctcttgtctaatcttgtgagggaaaaattaccccatagggattaaattgaataattgttactaattgcggaggctacgtatgtacgaggtgacgagagtccgtgtgtagctactattaatgctaaagtccggatagtttaagactcaaagcataaattacttgtgtgaattgtattctttattaattaaaataattgatgtatatattgtgaattgttatgaaaagtagaaaaatatgaaaattttcatatgcttaatttttgtttaaattaattaattattaaaaaaaattattctcctcccgaatttatcttataataattatactctccttccggaggcacataagaaaatgtcctcctttcttgtggagcgggccgaacgcctcgggcaggataaatgcatctatggatcgcgccgcacgtccctcggcagtgtacacgatactctggatcgggtcgtacgtcctcggcagaaatcgtgcttaataataataattacacgatactttaataatttatttcagcttgtgaagctaattaataaattgaaaaatctttggaatttaatgaattattattcttgcttgttaaggaattaattgttactcctgtaaatgagatttaattgataaattaaaaattatttgaattgaaggaatttaattaatatattgagaattgttacatttgaaggaatttgattattttcgctgattaaataaattattgtaaattctgtaaatcatactgatttaaatatcctagttttatttcagttattattgacccatagtgagtgtcaatgtcggccatctcgtctctaccacttcgagattaggcttgatacttactgggtatacgttgtttatgtactcatactacacttgctgcactttttgtgcaggatctgagacaggtactagtggaggacttATCATTAcctacccacgtcatcccgaggcatagtggtgagctgcctttctgagccgttctgcagctaccagtgtctctttttatatttacattctgtctattttatttcaaacagtatttgaagttttgtataatctactagatgctcatttacttgtgacaccaggtcttggcacacacattggtagagtttgggtttatattttttttggttttgaacTTTAttaatgtatgcttaatttattagttggcttgcctcgctgtagtgttgggcgccatcacgacctacaggtgaaattggatcgtgacattaaAAATGAGAAGATTCCAACCCTAAAATAGCTAATCTTAGGCACTACTGTAATTAATTTTTTAAGTAGTAATCACACTGCTAATAAATACTAGGAATGACTTTTAAGTAAATGAGAAGATTCCATTCCTAGTCCCTAGAATATCATAATCTTAGGTAGGGggttcaaaatcgaaccgaaatcGAAACTTAATGccttattgatatcgggttaacgatttaacggacggggaacaaattaaattttttttattaacggcttattgGTTTGGgagcggattattcaattttcttaacggataatccgttaacccgttaagaatatatatatatatatatatatatatatatatatatatataaaatttatttttatccatattacTGCTCTAGACAATTGTACGAAGTGCAAAGTAAATTGTACTGATTGCTTGAAAGTATATTCTTAAACAGTAAGAAATCTGTTCAAATGATATTGTTGGTGTATTCTGTTGTGCACTTCTCGTGATGATTTCCTCCAACTCCAACTCCTCCTTTCTTGTACCTGAAACTGGACACTAAGTTCACGTTAAGATTATCATGAGAAACATGGCTAGAGTTTTGTTCAATAGACTGATCATTTGTGTGGTTTTCGTTGCACCATCGAATGATAAGGAGATTGTAGAGGCCAAGTAAGACGACTGCTACTCCGATAATGATAAGAGCACAATTCAAAGTGGATACAGTGATTGATCTTTATAGATTACTTTTCTTTTGATATCCAGTATTTGATTCTAGTAATATGGCCCCATGGTATAATTTAGTTGATATATATGTATGAGAAATGTTGACTATATTGTTGTCTCGGGATATACTCCCCAACACTGTTAAAGTATGCTAAGTTTCAATCAACTGAAACTAAACCGATAACCGTTCGATAACCGCCCGATaatagctaaaccgataccaatcctcccgatatcttatcgggtagctagcggattaatacatttaaaaatcgATAACCGATAAGACAAACCGTTAAAAGTAAATAACTGCCCGAtctgcccgataagcagccctaatcTTAGGCACTACTATCATCCATTTTTTAATTAGCAGTGTAATTCACACTACAAATAAATACTATGAATGACTTTTCAGTAAGGAATCGTTTTTGATAGATTGtattaaggaaaataaaatatgtactagttttggtattttcaattctttattggcaatatttttcaacttatatataattaatatttgtgttagTTATACACATTATTCAGTACGATTTTTATATACAGTAATCCATGGCATTAACGATACCATGGTTTTTAATGCATGAATAAGCATGTATAAAAACAGAACTGAtcttttaaaatctttaataaaCTAAATAGTCGATCGGAAATAATTTTAGTATAACTAATTCTAGCATTACTAATACATATTATTGTTATACACCTTACTAAACGACCCCTAAATGATTTAATAATACTGAATatatattcttttgcttttttttattttttatttattagagGAGGAGCttctttgtgtgtgtgtgtgtgttgggggggggggaggggttcgTGAACATTTACAAtctatcacaaaaaaaaaaaaaaaggaaatttacAATTCAAAGATAACGTGGGTTGACAGCAAATGGTCACGTAGAAAACAACACATTTTCACGTATATTATTTAACATGTTCACTGTTTCACAGCTCATTTGCACGTCTTTTACATTGTCTTAACATGCCttctgtcatgggcggctttccaaccatgccccatgaTCCCTTGGACGCGTCCCGTagcgtcctggccagcctcccaacgcccgtcgtcacggtcggccccgtggtctcggcagctccaagtgacaagcgcgcatgtgcctctatCGCCCCACCGATAACCATCgtcagcgcccagccacaggcagatgccaaTAGCGCCATGCGCGCAGACCCTGATTCTAAAgataaagttgctgccaacggacttgttgctgctttgtagaggactaagtccttttcattgtaaatatagagtagttttgctgcattttctttaagtgtgatttttcagctttcataggtctagtcatgtaactttggtttattttttttaagcattattaagggggaccaagcaatcaaaactttcaagcaagcaaataattctctgtactggtgtctctctcCCCCAACACCGTCttgtttttctgtaatagctttcattcaatgcaatcaagttttctttcattctcaattctcttttctgctctctttcaattgctcatgacattgattttcccgtacggcactgacaatctagtctagcgtacggaggggacctcagttggcggacgaCAACAGTACTGACaccggttgcttagccttacgccgcccttccaaggaacttcaggaaggcgccgcgtaacagttggtagcagagcctaggctcgacatcagACGAGGGATTATattgcaattaccaccatttctaactatggtgaattatggggatcgcatcgcgaaccttgagggaacggttgacgcattacggcccatcgtggaaatgGTGCCTGATTTAaagaccagcctagtgcaaaggttggacgacctggaccgcagactcatccaggctgaagttgacatagaaaacatcagtcgcgactctgaaggagaccggcaaatggcagccacagaggcagctgaaatttttggtaaatttgaggtcctccagcaGGAGCATGTCGAGGATTTAGCCAACagggaacaagaggcagacagggtgactgccatgcaacaaactatagacaacttgacaggccagctcaatgttgtcaatgctgctttacaaggcctacttcgaggaggcggaaaccaatttgggggtggtgtgaacctcgctcctatggcacaaaagctgaaaattcctgagccaaagccatacagtggagctcggaatgccaaagaagtgaaaaattttattttcgacatcgagcaatacttcgatgccgtgggaggcctagaagaagctaagaaggtagcaactgctgccatgtatcttcagggtgatgccaaactctggtggcgggtgaagtacgaagccatcaaggctggtgaagatgccctcgagacatgggcggaactgaaggcagccatacgcctacagtttTTCCCCGAAAATATTGAGTACAATGCCAGGAGAAAGTtgcgggagctccgccagaccaaatcagtgcgagattacgtgcgaaaattctccgcgctcatgctgaacatccgtaacatgggggacaaagacaaactcttcaccttcctggaagggttgaaaccttatgcccggatggagttgcagagataaagggtagacacgttgcctaaggcaatccaagcagcagagtgccttggggattaccaagtggaagcccggaaggataggcctcaacagcctgtccgaggaggatacaaagggggccaaccaaacactggtggccctagcagaagtggaggagaccggaGTGCACCCAAATCCAAGGCTCCCTCTTCCGGCAGTACTagtgctgcatctaacaacaatgatcgggggaggaagcccccCTCAGGATGTCATCATTAtggcggaccacattggaataatgaatgcccACATGTACAGATAAacg from Nicotiana tabacum cultivar K326 chromosome 24, ASM71507v2, whole genome shotgun sequence includes:
- the LOC107765351 gene encoding uncharacterized protein LOC107765351, with the translated sequence MKNKVGFITGKCKKPNTDDTTYDQWARWDDMVTSWILNSLSKDLTDSLQYVGDAKKLWQELEDRYDQTNGANLYQLQKEINDLSQGALDITRHYTEIKRLWEKLNNLNAYAQCNCQCTCGAKANMHKVEHNRRLIQFLMGLNEVYTVVRGNIPMMNPLPSISQAFTILIQEEKHREVGPRNKLVMESLH